The following are from one region of the Jeongeupia sp. USM3 genome:
- the cysK gene encoding cysteine synthase A: MKIANDVTALIGNTPLVKLNRVTAGCGATIVAKLEYMNPSHSVKDRIAVAMIDAAEAAGTINADTTIVEPTSGNTGIGLAMVCAARGYKLVLTMPETMSKERRALLRGYGAELVLTPGPDGMGGAIAKARAIVEAGTNHFMPQQFENPANPEIHRKTTAEELWNDTDGQIDILIAGVGTGGTITGVSEVIKARKPSFQAIAIEPDASPVLSGGAKGPHPIQGIGAGFVPAVLNTQSYDEVIRVSNDDAFATAKAMATQEGILCGISAGAATWAAIQVARRPENAGKLIAVIIPSFGERYLSTKLFEGLTD; this comes from the coding sequence ATGAAGATTGCCAACGACGTCACCGCGCTGATCGGCAACACGCCGCTCGTCAAACTCAACCGCGTCACCGCCGGCTGCGGCGCCACCATCGTCGCCAAGCTCGAGTACATGAACCCGAGCCATTCGGTGAAGGACCGGATCGCCGTCGCGATGATCGACGCCGCCGAAGCGGCCGGAACCATCAACGCCGACACCACCATCGTCGAGCCGACCTCGGGCAATACCGGCATCGGTCTGGCCATGGTGTGTGCGGCGCGCGGCTACAAGCTGGTGCTGACGATGCCGGAAACCATGTCGAAGGAACGCCGCGCGCTGTTGCGCGGCTACGGCGCCGAGCTGGTGCTCACCCCGGGCCCGGACGGCATGGGCGGCGCGATCGCCAAGGCCCGCGCCATCGTCGAGGCGGGCACCAACCACTTCATGCCGCAGCAGTTCGAAAACCCGGCCAACCCGGAAATCCACCGCAAGACCACCGCCGAGGAGCTGTGGAACGATACCGACGGCCAGATCGACATCCTGATCGCCGGCGTCGGCACCGGCGGCACGATCACCGGCGTGTCCGAAGTGATCAAGGCCAGGAAGCCGTCGTTCCAGGCGATCGCGATCGAGCCCGACGCCAGCCCGGTGCTGTCCGGCGGCGCCAAGGGCCCGCATCCGATCCAGGGCATCGGCGCCGGTTTCGTCCCGGCGGTACTGAACACGCAGTCGTACGATGAAGTGATCCGCGTCAGCAACGACGACGCCTTCGCCACCGCCAAGGCCATGGCCACGCAGGAAGGCATCCTCTGCGGCATCTCGGCCGGCGCGGCAACCTGGGCCGCGATCCAGGTCGCCAGGCGCCCGGAAAACGCCGGCAAGCTGATCGCGGTGATCATCCCGTCGTTCGGCGAGCGCTATCTGTCGACCAAGCTGTTCGAGGGCCTGACGGACTAG
- a CDS encoding multifunctional CCA addition/repair protein: MQIYKVGGAVRDRLLGLPVKDVDWVVVGATAAEMEARGYRAVGKDFPVFLHPVTQEEYALARTERKSGHGYRGFTVFADPTVTLDEDLARRDLTINAIAEDEHGTVFDPFDGRADLQARLLRHVSPAFVEDPVRILRLARFAARFDFAVAPETMALMRQMVDGGEVDHLVAERVWQEFAKGLMSDAPSRMFTVLREAGALARIAPELDALWGVPQRADYHPEVDTGVHVMMVLDYAAARGWPLSTRFAALCHDLGKPLTPGDVLPSHYGHEGRGVKVVERLCERLRVPSDCRDLAVMVCRDHTHVHRARELRADTTLDLFTRCDAFRKPARFDEFLDACLADARGRLDFEDCDYPQPGWLRLQLAAANTVNAGEIAQGCTDKAKIPQAVRAARIRAIEAARLAA, from the coding sequence ATGCAGATCTACAAGGTCGGCGGCGCCGTGCGCGACCGCCTGCTCGGCCTGCCGGTCAAGGATGTCGACTGGGTCGTCGTCGGCGCCACCGCGGCCGAGATGGAAGCCCGTGGCTATCGCGCCGTCGGCAAGGACTTCCCGGTTTTCCTGCATCCGGTCACGCAGGAGGAATACGCGCTGGCACGCACCGAGCGCAAGTCGGGTCACGGCTATCGCGGCTTCACGGTGTTCGCCGATCCGACCGTCACGCTCGACGAAGACCTCGCGCGGCGCGACCTGACGATCAACGCGATCGCCGAGGACGAGCACGGCACCGTATTCGACCCGTTCGACGGCCGTGCCGACCTGCAGGCGCGGTTGCTGCGGCACGTGTCGCCGGCTTTTGTCGAAGACCCGGTGCGCATCCTGCGGCTGGCACGCTTCGCCGCGCGTTTCGATTTTGCCGTCGCGCCGGAAACGATGGCGCTGATGCGGCAGATGGTCGACGGCGGCGAGGTCGATCATCTGGTCGCCGAGCGCGTCTGGCAGGAGTTCGCCAAGGGGCTGATGAGCGATGCGCCGAGCCGGATGTTCACGGTGCTGCGAGAAGCGGGTGCGCTCGCGCGGATCGCGCCCGAACTCGACGCGCTGTGGGGCGTGCCGCAGCGCGCCGACTACCATCCGGAAGTCGACACCGGCGTGCACGTGATGATGGTGCTCGACTACGCCGCCGCGCGGGGCTGGCCTTTGAGCACGCGCTTTGCCGCGCTGTGCCACGATCTGGGCAAGCCGCTGACGCCGGGCGACGTGTTGCCGAGCCATTACGGCCACGAAGGCCGCGGCGTGAAGGTCGTCGAGCGCCTGTGCGAGCGCTTGCGCGTTCCGAGTGATTGCCGCGATCTGGCGGTGATGGTCTGCCGCGACCATACCCACGTGCACCGGGCCAGGGAATTGCGCGCCGACACGACGCTCGACCTGTTCACCCGCTGCGACGCCTTCCGCAAGCCGGCACGCTTCGACGAGTTCCTCGACGCCTGCCTTGCCGACGCGCGCGGCCGGCTCGACTTCGAGGATTGCGACTATCCGCAGCCCGGCTGGCTGCGGCTGCAGCTCGCGGCGGCCAATACCGTCAATGCCGGCGAGATCGCGCAGGGCTGCACCGACAAGGCGAAGATCCCGCAGGCGGTGCGCGCGGCGCGGATCCGCGCGATCGAGGCGGCGCGGCTGGCCGCCTAG
- a CDS encoding YfhL family 4Fe-4S dicluster ferredoxin, whose product MSLMITDECINCDVCEPECPNSAISQGEEIYEIDPNLCTECVGHYDEPQCQQVCPVDCIPLDPDNKESKEVLMQKYLVISGNA is encoded by the coding sequence ATGTCGTTGATGATTACCGACGAATGCATCAATTGCGACGTCTGTGAACCGGAGTGCCCGAACAGCGCGATCTCGCAGGGCGAAGAAATCTACGAAATCGACCCGAACCTGTGCACCGAGTGCGTCGGCCATTACGACGAACCGCAATGCCAGCAGGTCTGTCCGGTCGACTGCATCCCGCTCGACCCGGACAACAAGGAGTCCAAGGAAGTGCTGATGCAGAAGTATCTGGTCATTTCGGGCAACGCCTGA
- the rsmD gene encoding 16S rRNA (guanine(966)-N(2))-methyltransferase RsmD yields MAAQQKNQLRIIGGECRRRIVHFPDGDGLRPTPDRVRETLFNWLGQDLTGKRCLDLFAGSGALGLEAASRGAARVVMVEKSRPAYTALVANRDLLKLNRTELVNADAAAWLARSGDVFDIAFVDPPYASGLLQPTLVALAPRLAPGARVYAEAADWTGLDLAGWDVLKEGRAGTVHYRLLAPA; encoded by the coding sequence ATGGCAGCCCAGCAGAAAAACCAGCTCCGCATCATCGGTGGCGAATGCCGCCGCCGCATCGTGCATTTTCCCGACGGCGACGGCCTGCGCCCGACGCCGGACCGCGTGCGCGAAACGCTGTTCAACTGGCTCGGCCAGGACCTGACCGGCAAGCGCTGTCTCGACCTTTTCGCCGGCAGCGGTGCGCTCGGCCTCGAGGCGGCGTCGCGCGGCGCCGCGCGCGTGGTCATGGTCGAAAAATCGCGGCCGGCGTACACGGCGCTGGTCGCCAACCGCGACCTGCTCAAACTGAACCGCACCGAGCTCGTCAATGCCGATGCGGCCGCCTGGCTGGCGCGCAGCGGCGACGTGTTCGACATCGCCTTTGTCGACCCGCCCTATGCCAGCGGGCTGCTGCAGCCGACGCTGGTCGCGCTCGCGCCGCGTCTGGCGCCGGGCGCCCGCGTCTACGCCGAAGCGGCCGACTGGACCGGGCTCGACCTCGCCGGCTGGGACGTGTTGAAGGAAGGCCGCGCCGGTACCGTCCACTACCGGCTGCTGGCGCCGGCGTGA
- the ftsY gene encoding signal recognition particle-docking protein FtsY — protein MFSFFRKKKPAEAAPEAQALPAPATPEATEAAQPAPAEAPAPAPVVAAPPAEIATPASSAAADIAVVQLAAEPAAPAAAAVVQPQDKPRLSWAERLKAGLAKTRDKLGKNLAGLFGGGKIDEELYEELETVLLTADMGVNATTHLLDDVRERVSLKGLKDSIELKGALKDSLNALIGPLEVPLSVEGHKPFILMVAGVNGAGKTTSIGKLAKYFQSQGKSVLLAAGDTFRAAAREQLVVWGERNGVQVIAQDSGDAAAVAFDAVNAARARGVDVVIVDTAGRLPTQLHLMEEIRKVKRVVQKADPTGPHETMLVLDANTGQNALSQVKAFDDALDLTGLVLTKLDGTAKGGVIAAIARERSIPLRFVGVGESIDDLRPFVAKDYVDALFD, from the coding sequence ATGTTCAGTTTCTTCCGCAAGAAAAAGCCGGCCGAGGCCGCGCCCGAAGCGCAAGCGCTGCCGGCTCCCGCAACACCCGAGGCGACGGAAGCAGCGCAGCCCGCGCCCGCCGAAGCGCCGGCTCCAGCCCCCGTCGTCGCGGCGCCACCCGCCGAAATCGCGACGCCGGCGTCGAGCGCCGCGGCCGATATCGCCGTGGTCCAGCTCGCCGCCGAGCCTGCTGCACCGGCTGCCGCGGCCGTTGTACAGCCGCAGGACAAGCCCAGACTCAGCTGGGCCGAGCGGCTCAAGGCCGGGCTGGCCAAGACGCGCGACAAGCTTGGCAAGAACCTGGCCGGCCTGTTCGGTGGCGGCAAGATCGACGAGGAACTCTACGAGGAACTCGAAACGGTGCTGCTGACCGCCGACATGGGCGTCAACGCCACCACGCACCTGCTCGACGACGTGCGCGAGCGCGTGTCGCTCAAGGGGCTGAAGGATTCGATCGAACTGAAGGGCGCGCTGAAGGACAGCCTGAATGCGCTGATCGGCCCGCTCGAGGTGCCGCTCAGCGTCGAAGGCCACAAGCCCTTCATCCTGATGGTCGCCGGCGTCAACGGCGCCGGCAAGACGACCAGCATCGGCAAGCTCGCCAAGTACTTCCAGTCGCAGGGCAAATCGGTGCTGCTTGCCGCCGGTGACACCTTCCGCGCCGCCGCGCGCGAACAGCTCGTCGTCTGGGGCGAGCGCAACGGCGTGCAGGTGATCGCGCAGGACAGCGGCGACGCCGCCGCGGTCGCGTTCGATGCGGTCAATGCCGCCAGGGCACGCGGCGTCGACGTGGTGATCGTCGACACCGCCGGCCGGTTGCCGACGCAGCTGCACCTGATGGAAGAGATCCGCAAGGTCAAGCGCGTGGTGCAGAAGGCCGATCCGACCGGGCCGCATGAAACCATGCTGGTGCTCGACGCCAATACCGGCCAGAACGCGCTGTCGCAGGTCAAGGCCTTCGACGATGCACTCGACCTGACCGGGCTGGTGCTGACCAAGCTCGACGGCACCGCCAAGGGCGGCGTGATCGCCGCGATCGCGCGCGAGCGCAGCATCCCGCTGCGCTTCGTCGGCGTCGGCGAAAGCATCGACGACCTGCGCCCCTTCGTCGCGAAAGACTACGTCGACGCGCTGTTCGACTGA
- a CDS encoding GNAT family N-acetyltransferase — MRQPTLLTARLILRPFGDGDADALAALPLPGGVAAYLRELRRGELFGGATGMAICRRSDRQAVGCAGARFERDEAHVGLWLLPAACGNGFGVEAGRAFIDRLFTQHSPRVLLARTLRSDGAAARVLTRLGFDLDTGGDVQLGWRLRRLSWSVAQTSGSL; from the coding sequence ATGCGCCAGCCGACGCTGCTCACCGCCCGGCTGATCCTGCGGCCCTTCGGCGACGGTGATGCCGACGCGCTGGCGGCCTTGCCGCTGCCCGGTGGCGTGGCAGCTTATCTGCGCGAGCTGCGCCGCGGCGAGCTGTTCGGCGGCGCGACCGGGATGGCGATCTGCCGTCGCAGCGACCGGCAAGCTGTCGGTTGCGCTGGCGCGCGGTTCGAGCGAGACGAAGCGCATGTCGGGCTGTGGCTGCTGCCGGCGGCCTGCGGCAACGGCTTCGGTGTCGAAGCCGGCCGTGCCTTCATCGACCGGCTGTTTACGCAGCATTCGCCACGCGTCCTGCTGGCCCGGACCTTGCGGTCCGACGGCGCGGCGGCGCGGGTGCTGACCCGGTTGGGCTTCGACCTCGATACCGGCGGCGACGTGCAGCTCGGCTGGCGTCTGCGCCGGCTCAGCTGGTCGGTGGCGCAGACCTCGGGCAGCCTGTGA
- the ftsE gene encoding cell division ATP-binding protein FtsE — MIQFQQVTKRYPGGLEALKGLSMDIQPGELVFLAGHSGAGKSTLLKLIAGIEKPTAGTVLVNGQNLARASRGSLPYVRRHFGLIFQDHKILFDRSVYENVKLPLDIIGFDGREVKRRVLAALDKVGLSGKEKLNPIALSGGEQQRLCIARAVVHRPSILLADEPTANLDRDYAHDILELFKSFHQVGVTLVISAHDETLMADYGRRILRLKNGQFGA, encoded by the coding sequence ATGATCCAATTCCAGCAAGTGACCAAACGCTATCCCGGCGGACTCGAAGCGCTCAAGGGCCTGAGCATGGACATCCAGCCGGGCGAACTCGTCTTCCTCGCCGGCCACTCGGGCGCCGGCAAGTCGACCCTGCTCAAGCTCATTGCCGGCATCGAAAAGCCGACCGCCGGCACCGTACTCGTCAACGGCCAGAACCTTGCGCGCGCGTCACGCGGCAGCCTGCCGTATGTGCGGCGCCACTTCGGGCTGATCTTCCAGGACCACAAGATCCTGTTCGACCGCTCGGTGTACGAGAACGTCAAGCTGCCGCTCGACATCATCGGTTTCGACGGCCGCGAAGTGAAACGGCGGGTGCTGGCGGCGCTCGACAAGGTCGGGTTGTCGGGCAAGGAAAAACTCAACCCGATCGCGCTGTCCGGCGGCGAGCAGCAGCGCCTGTGCATCGCCCGTGCGGTCGTGCACCGCCCGTCCATCCTGCTCGCCGACGAGCCGACCGCCAACCTCGACCGCGACTACGCACACGACATCCTCGAGCTGTTCAAATCGTTCCACCAGGTCGGCGTGACGCTGGTGATTTCGGCGCATGACGAAACGCTGATGGCCGACTACGGCCGGCGCATCCTGCGGCTGAAGAACGGCCAGTTCGGCGCCTGA
- the ftsX gene encoding permease-like cell division protein FtsX — MKHWFRLHGLALSRTVGALLRQPLATLLHLAVIGLVASLPLGLYLVLASVGNVAAKMPVEPQLTVFLKPEADIGALRAQLAKDGRLAQTRFVPKADALKAMETAIGSGDLLAGLSDNPLPDAFVLTARRDVPAVQLTALEQSLLIEPGVDTVQLDSAWAARLEKAISLGRHALQAVVLLLAVALVLVTGNAIRMQILTRREEIEVAKLIGATDSFIRRPFHYSAAIQGVLGGLAGCGIAAAAIAWLNPAVGELAAAYGQPFGLALPGPLELAVVCATTMLLCLAGAWFAVWRHLRRYR, encoded by the coding sequence ATGAAACACTGGTTCCGTCTGCACGGCCTTGCGCTGTCCCGCACCGTCGGCGCGTTGCTCCGGCAGCCGCTGGCGACCTTGCTGCATCTGGCCGTGATCGGCCTTGTCGCCAGCCTGCCGCTGGGGCTGTATCTGGTGCTCGCCAGCGTCGGCAATGTCGCGGCGAAGATGCCGGTCGAGCCGCAACTGACGGTTTTCCTCAAGCCCGAGGCCGACATCGGCGCGCTGCGTGCACAGCTGGCCAAGGACGGCCGGCTGGCGCAGACGCGCTTCGTGCCCAAGGCCGACGCGCTGAAGGCGATGGAAACGGCGATCGGCAGCGGCGACCTGCTCGCCGGGCTGTCCGACAACCCGCTGCCCGACGCCTTCGTGCTGACCGCGCGTCGCGACGTGCCGGCGGTGCAGCTGACGGCGCTGGAACAGAGCCTGCTCATCGAGCCCGGCGTCGATACGGTGCAGCTCGATTCGGCATGGGCGGCGCGGCTGGAGAAGGCGATTTCGCTCGGCCGCCACGCGCTGCAGGCGGTCGTGCTGCTGCTGGCGGTGGCGCTGGTGCTGGTGACCGGCAACGCGATCCGGATGCAGATCCTGACGCGGCGCGAGGAAATCGAAGTCGCCAAGCTGATCGGCGCGACCGACAGCTTCATCCGCCGGCCCTTCCACTACAGCGCGGCGATCCAGGGGGTGCTCGGCGGCCTGGCCGGCTGCGGCATTGCCGCCGCCGCGATCGCCTGGCTGAACCCGGCGGTCGGCGAACTGGCCGCGGCCTACGGCCAGCCGTTCGGGCTGGCCTTGCCGGGACCGCTCGAACTCGCCGTCGTCTGCGCGACGACGATGCTGCTGTGCCTTGCCGGTGCGTGGTTTGCCGTGTGGCGCCATCTGCGGCGCTACCGCTGA
- the rpoH gene encoding RNA polymerase sigma factor RpoH: protein MGNSLALPVITGGDSIESYIHRVNAIPMLSAEEEVELATRLQKESDLEAAGRLVMSHLRVVVSIARGYAGYGLPQADLIQEGNIGLMKAVKRFEPDRGVRLFSFAVHWIKAEIHEYILRNWRLVRIATTKAQRKLFFNLRSMKSSFAALTHAQAKEIADDLGVKPEEVLEMETRMTGQDIALMADHDDDEGGFAPIDWLADHDAEPTRQIERRAHDRLQSDGLREALETLDARSRRIVETRWLADEGKGLTLHELAAEYGVSAERIRQIEVKALQKMRGALLPVAA from the coding sequence ATGGGGAACAGCCTTGCCCTGCCGGTGATCACCGGCGGTGACAGCATTGAAAGTTACATCCATCGTGTCAACGCGATTCCGATGTTGAGCGCCGAGGAAGAGGTCGAACTCGCCACGCGCCTGCAGAAGGAAAGCGATCTCGAGGCCGCCGGCCGCCTGGTGATGAGCCACCTGCGCGTCGTGGTGTCGATCGCGCGCGGCTATGCCGGTTACGGCCTGCCGCAGGCCGACCTGATCCAGGAAGGCAATATCGGCCTGATGAAGGCGGTCAAGCGTTTCGAGCCCGATCGCGGCGTGCGGCTGTTCTCGTTCGCCGTGCACTGGATCAAGGCCGAAATCCACGAGTACATCCTGCGCAACTGGCGTCTGGTCCGCATCGCGACGACCAAGGCGCAGCGCAAGCTCTTCTTCAACCTGCGCTCGATGAAATCGAGCTTTGCCGCGCTGACGCACGCACAGGCCAAGGAAATCGCCGACGACCTCGGGGTGAAGCCCGAAGAAGTGCTGGAGATGGAAACCCGGATGACCGGCCAGGACATCGCGCTGATGGCCGATCACGACGACGACGAGGGCGGTTTCGCTCCGATCGACTGGCTGGCCGACCACGATGCCGAGCCGACCCGGCAGATCGAGCGCCGCGCGCACGACCGGCTGCAGTCGGACGGCCTGCGCGAAGCGCTTGAGACGCTCGACGCGCGCAGCCGCCGCATCGTCGAAACGCGCTGGCTGGCCGACGAAGGCAAGGGACTGACGCTGCACGAGCTGGCCGCCGAGTACGGCGTTTCGGCCGAGCGGATTCGCCAGATCGAGGTCAAGGCACTGCAGAAGATGCGCGGGGCGCTGCTGCCGGTGGCTGCGTAA
- the queC gene encoding 7-cyano-7-deazaguanine synthase QueC codes for MTRPAVILLSGGLDSATCLAIARDQGFAPYCLSFNYGQRHNAELKAAERVTRALGAVEHRVVTIDLASFGGSALTDANIAVPEEAPQQGEIPLTYVPARNTILLSYALAWAEVLKSDDIFIGVNAVDYSGYPDCRPDYIAAYQAMARLATRTGVEGSPLTIHTPLISLSKAEIVQTGTRLGVDYGLTVTCYQADDDGRACGVCDACRLRREGFAVAGLPDPTRYRPA; via the coding sequence ATGACTAGACCCGCCGTGATCCTGCTGTCGGGCGGCCTCGATTCCGCCACCTGCCTGGCCATCGCCAGGGACCAGGGCTTTGCACCGTACTGCCTGTCGTTCAACTACGGCCAGCGCCACAATGCCGAGCTGAAGGCCGCCGAACGCGTCACCAGGGCGCTCGGCGCCGTCGAGCACCGCGTCGTCACCATCGACCTGGCGAGCTTCGGCGGTTCGGCGCTGACCGATGCGAACATCGCCGTCCCCGAAGAAGCGCCGCAGCAAGGCGAGATCCCGCTGACCTACGTGCCGGCGCGCAATACCATCCTGCTGTCGTACGCGCTGGCGTGGGCCGAGGTGCTCAAGAGCGACGACATCTTCATCGGCGTCAACGCCGTCGACTATTCGGGCTACCCGGACTGCCGGCCCGACTACATCGCCGCCTACCAGGCGATGGCACGGCTGGCGACGCGCACCGGCGTCGAAGGCTCGCCGCTGACGATCCACACGCCGCTGATTTCGCTCTCGAAGGCCGAAATCGTCCAGACCGGCACCCGGCTCGGCGTCGATTACGGCCTGACCGTGACCTGCTATCAGGCCGATGACGACGGCCGCGCCTGCGGCGTCTGCGATGCCTGCCGGCTGCGCCGCGAGGGCTTTGCCGTCGCCGGCCTGCCCGACCCGACGCGCTACCGGCCGGCCTGA
- a CDS encoding chloride channel protein: protein MTVNLTLKRWLVRLRHLPQRSRGTIALWIGAAAVGVLAVMLAKAAEWAFAGFDTLTTRWFWWPFISLPLGGMAIVWLMRRIGPGAEGSGIQQAMAALHVADQPEIAGKLVNLKLAATKFVCIVAGLGSGFVLGREGPTVQIGASIMYACRKLFPLGDAAFRRQLILAGGAAGIAAAFNTPLAGIVFAFEELARSVEENTSGKILGAVILSGVVSMAFLGSYTYFGHIKVPGFSLSILPPLLLISVVGGLLGGAFSWLCVNPTRWLPDRVQLVRATRPYLFVACCGLLIAVCGLAAPIFGSGAEVTSKVVAGEATLAWYYLPLKFIGLLSTYLTGLPGGIFAPSLSLGAGLGSWFLPMVDPASHIKLVAIGMTAVLAAVTRAPLTSAFILMEMTDGHEMVISIMATAMIASTVARIFKTNFYHDLAERALAAVAPMPVLEHKKHD, encoded by the coding sequence ATGACCGTCAATCTGACGCTGAAACGCTGGCTGGTGCGCTTGCGGCACCTGCCGCAACGCAGCCGCGGCACGATCGCGCTGTGGATCGGCGCAGCCGCCGTCGGCGTGCTTGCGGTGATGCTCGCCAAGGCCGCCGAATGGGCGTTCGCCGGCTTCGATACGCTGACGACGCGCTGGTTCTGGTGGCCCTTCATCTCGCTGCCGCTCGGCGGCATGGCCATCGTCTGGCTGATGCGCCGGATCGGCCCCGGCGCCGAGGGCAGCGGCATCCAGCAGGCGATGGCGGCGCTGCACGTCGCCGACCAGCCCGAAATCGCCGGCAAGCTCGTCAACCTCAAGCTCGCCGCGACCAAGTTCGTCTGCATCGTCGCCGGGCTCGGCTCGGGCTTCGTGCTCGGCCGCGAAGGCCCGACGGTACAGATCGGCGCGAGCATCATGTACGCCTGCCGCAAGCTGTTCCCGCTCGGCGATGCCGCTTTCCGCCGGCAGCTGATCCTCGCCGGCGGCGCCGCCGGCATCGCCGCGGCGTTCAACACGCCGCTGGCCGGCATCGTCTTCGCGTTCGAGGAGCTGGCGCGCTCGGTCGAGGAAAACACCAGCGGCAAGATCCTCGGCGCGGTCATCCTCTCCGGGGTGGTGTCGATGGCCTTTCTCGGCAGCTACACCTATTTCGGCCACATCAAGGTGCCCGGCTTCAGCCTCAGCATCCTGCCGCCGCTGCTGCTGATTTCGGTCGTCGGCGGCCTGCTCGGCGGCGCCTTCTCGTGGCTGTGCGTCAATCCGACCCGCTGGCTGCCCGATCGCGTGCAGCTGGTCCGCGCCACGCGTCCCTACCTGTTCGTCGCCTGCTGCGGCCTGCTGATCGCCGTCTGCGGTCTGGCGGCGCCGATCTTCGGCAGCGGCGCCGAAGTCACCAGCAAGGTCGTCGCCGGCGAGGCGACGCTGGCGTGGTACTACCTGCCGCTGAAGTTCATCGGCCTGCTGTCGACCTATCTGACCGGGCTGCCGGGCGGCATCTTCGCGCCGTCGCTGTCGCTCGGCGCCGGTCTGGGCAGCTGGTTCCTGCCCATGGTCGATCCGGCATCGCACATCAAGCTGGTCGCGATCGGCATGACCGCGGTGCTGGCCGCCGTGACCCGGGCGCCGCTGACGTCGGCCTTCATCCTGATGGAGATGACCGATGGCCACGAGATGGTGATCTCGATCATGGCGACGGCGATGATCGCGTCGACCGTCGCCCGCATCTTCAAGACCAACTTCTATCACGACCTCGCCGAGCGCGCGCTCGCCGCCGTCGCACCCATGCCTGTTCTGGAGCACAAGAAACATGACTAG
- the queE gene encoding 7-carboxy-7-deazaguanine synthase QueE — MNPATLRITEIFYSLQGETSRLGLPTVFVRLTGCPLRCGYCDSAYAFHGGKTMGFDDILFEIARHGASTVCVTGGEPLAQKHSLAFLTALCDAGYSVSLETSGALPIENVDPRVSRILDIKTPGSGELARMHWANLDALRPGDEVKFVLCDRSDYEWARDLVRERKVNDLAPVLFSPVWETLPPADLAAWVLEDRLPVRMQVQLHKILWGEKPGV; from the coding sequence ATGAACCCCGCTACGCTCCGGATCACCGAGATCTTCTATTCCTTGCAGGGCGAGACCAGCCGTCTCGGCCTGCCGACCGTTTTCGTCCGCCTGACCGGCTGTCCGCTGCGCTGTGGCTATTGCGACAGCGCCTACGCCTTCCACGGCGGCAAGACCATGGGCTTCGACGACATCCTGTTTGAGATCGCCCGTCATGGCGCCAGTACCGTCTGCGTCACCGGCGGCGAGCCGCTGGCGCAGAAGCACAGCCTCGCCTTCCTGACCGCCTTGTGCGACGCCGGCTACAGCGTCAGCCTGGAGACCAGCGGTGCGCTGCCGATCGAGAACGTCGATCCGCGCGTGTCGCGCATCCTCGACATCAAGACGCCGGGCTCGGGCGAACTGGCCAGGATGCACTGGGCCAACCTCGACGCGCTCAGGCCGGGCGACGAGGTCAAGTTCGTGCTCTGCGACCGCAGCGACTACGAATGGGCGCGCGATCTCGTGCGCGAGCGCAAGGTCAACGACCTTGCCCCGGTGCTATTCTCGCCGGTATGGGAAACGCTGCCGCCGGCCGATCTGGCGGCATGGGTGCTCGAAGACCGTCTGCCGGTGCGGATGCAGGTGCAGCTGCACAAGATACTCTGGGGCGAAAAGCCCGGCGTCTGA
- the ybgF gene encoding tol-pal system protein YbgF: MKRLVALIAFAFATTAHAGLFDDNVARQQISDLQQDNAKQNTRLNQLEASNKQMLGLLGQIESLKQDIANLRGQIEVLQFNQDQAGKQQKDLFTDLDTRVRNIEQAKQQQKADAQQANQQSLDSAIALSKSGKHKDAVAALKQFVTANPGDPNVPTAQYWMGNSYTALKDYKNARFAYAEIVNKAPDHALAPDALFGLAVCANAQGNKKEARGFLLQLIEKYPQSEKAETAKKALVSVN, encoded by the coding sequence ATGAAACGCCTTGTCGCCCTGATCGCCTTCGCCTTTGCCACCACCGCCCACGCCGGCCTGTTCGACGACAACGTCGCGCGCCAGCAGATCTCGGACCTGCAGCAGGACAATGCCAAGCAGAACACGCGGCTGAACCAGCTCGAGGCCAGCAACAAGCAGATGCTCGGCCTCCTGGGCCAGATCGAGTCGCTCAAGCAGGACATTGCCAACCTGCGCGGCCAGATCGAGGTGCTGCAGTTCAACCAGGATCAGGCGGGCAAGCAGCAGAAAGACCTGTTCACCGACCTCGATACCCGGGTCCGCAACATCGAGCAGGCCAAGCAGCAGCAGAAGGCCGACGCGCAGCAGGCCAACCAGCAGTCGCTCGACAGCGCGATCGCGCTGTCCAAGTCCGGCAAGCACAAGGATGCCGTCGCCGCGCTCAAGCAGTTCGTCACCGCCAACCCGGGCGACCCGAACGTGCCGACCGCGCAATACTGGATGGGCAACAGCTACACCGCGCTCAAGGATTACAAGAACGCGCGCTTCGCCTATGCCGAAATCGTCAACAAGGCGCCCGACCACGCGCTCGCACCCGACGCGCTGTTCGGCCTCGCCGTGTGCGCCAACGCCCAGGGCAACAAGAAGGAGGCCCGTGGCTTCCTGCTGCAGCTGATCGAGAAGTACCCGCAGTCGGAAAAGGCCGAGACGGCCAAGAAGGCCCTCGTCAGCGTCAACTGA